From Chryseobacterium joostei, the proteins below share one genomic window:
- a CDS encoding M61 family metallopeptidase, whose protein sequence is MRKTALSLGLFAAFLANAQSIKTTIDLVNVKDDKVAVTMEFPKMKSGDVKFHFPKTVPGTYSVDDYGRFVEGIKFYDNKGKELTYTKVNDNTYSLKNAQNLTKISYLVNDSFDEEMDTSKHKAVFSPSGTDIEQGKIYMVNTHGFVGYIDNMQDVPYQLIIQKPTDFYGTTALVDQDKSDSTDTYTLANYAKVTDSPLMYTKPDFITFNAGGMELVLGVYSPTGKYKAADFKANLEKMVVAQKKFLGDMNTNKKYAIMLYLSGGDGPKIKGFGALEHHESTSVVLPEMMPKDAIDQTITDVVSHEFFHTVNPLKTHSEEIHYFDYADPKMSQHLWMYEGGTEYFANLFQIQEGLITKDEFLKRIGEKIANSKNYDDTMPFTVMSKNVLQDAYKDQYRNVYEKGALLAMCLDIELRKLSNGEMGYRDMIRKLSQRFGENKPFKDDKLIDELVTVTGYPQVKDFYNKYIAGSQPTPYAEYLSSVGVEVHKQETPPIFWFIRDPNQTGYDDKTKALAFDENSALSPFAKSIGFKITDQILALDGKTIDIQKIQDFIGYTKTIKEGQNVTVTILRDNGGKKEKMDLKGKAILDKMSMEMLGFKANATPAELKLQSQWLTGKK, encoded by the coding sequence ATGAGAAAAACAGCACTTAGCTTAGGCCTTTTTGCCGCTTTTTTAGCCAATGCACAATCAATAAAAACCACTATTGACCTCGTTAATGTAAAAGATGATAAAGTAGCCGTTACCATGGAATTTCCGAAAATGAAATCCGGAGATGTTAAGTTTCATTTCCCTAAAACGGTTCCGGGTACTTATTCTGTAGATGATTACGGAAGATTTGTAGAGGGAATCAAGTTTTATGATAACAAAGGCAAAGAACTTACTTATACAAAGGTAAATGACAATACCTATTCATTGAAAAATGCTCAGAACCTGACTAAGATCTCTTATCTTGTGAATGACAGTTTTGATGAAGAAATGGACACTTCAAAGCATAAAGCCGTATTTTCTCCTTCAGGAACTGATATTGAACAAGGGAAAATCTATATGGTAAACACCCATGGTTTCGTGGGGTATATTGATAATATGCAAGATGTGCCTTATCAATTGATCATACAAAAACCCACTGACTTCTATGGTACAACAGCTTTGGTAGATCAGGATAAGTCTGACTCTACAGACACCTATACGCTGGCCAATTACGCCAAGGTAACGGATTCTCCGCTGATGTATACCAAACCGGATTTCATCACTTTTAATGCAGGCGGAATGGAGCTTGTATTGGGTGTTTATTCTCCAACAGGAAAATATAAGGCTGCAGATTTCAAGGCTAATCTTGAAAAAATGGTTGTTGCTCAAAAGAAATTCCTTGGGGATATGAATACCAATAAAAAGTATGCAATCATGCTGTATCTATCCGGGGGTGACGGACCAAAAATTAAAGGCTTCGGAGCATTGGAACATCACGAATCAACCAGTGTAGTTCTTCCTGAAATGATGCCCAAAGATGCTATTGATCAAACAATCACTGATGTAGTTTCTCACGAATTCTTCCACACTGTTAATCCTTTAAAGACTCATTCTGAAGAGATTCACTACTTCGATTATGCAGATCCTAAAATGTCTCAGCACTTATGGATGTACGAAGGTGGAACGGAATATTTTGCCAATTTATTTCAGATTCAGGAAGGTTTAATTACCAAGGACGAGTTTCTTAAAAGAATTGGAGAAAAAATCGCTAACTCCAAGAATTACGATGATACGATGCCATTTACGGTAATGAGTAAAAATGTATTGCAGGATGCTTATAAGGATCAGTATAGAAATGTATATGAGAAGGGAGCATTGCTTGCCATGTGTCTGGATATTGAACTGAGAAAATTATCTAATGGAGAAATGGGCTACCGTGATATGATCAGAAAATTATCTCAAAGATTCGGAGAAAACAAGCCGTTCAAGGATGATAAACTGATTGATGAACTGGTAACCGTAACCGGATATCCACAGGTAAAGGATTTTTATAATAAATATATTGCAGGAAGCCAGCCAACACCTTATGCCGAATACTTAAGCTCGGTAGGTGTAGAGGTACATAAGCAGGAAACACCTCCTATTTTCTGGTTTATCAGAGACCCGAATCAGACAGGTTATGATGATAAAACCAAAGCTCTTGCCTTTGATGAGAATTCTGCTCTGTCACCTTTCGCTAAAAGCATAGGATTTAAAATTACAGATCAGATTCTTGCTCTGGATGGGAAAACAATAGACATTCAAAAAATTCAGGACTTTATTGGTTATACTAAAACCATTAAGGAAGGTCAGAATGTTACCGTAACCATTTTGAGAGATAATGGAGGGAAGAAAGAAAAAATGGACCTTAAAGGAAAGGCTATTTTAGATAAAATGTCTATGGAGATGCTTGGGTTTAAAGCCAATGCTACTCCGGCAGAACTGAAATTACAAAGTCAATGGCTGACTGGTAAAAAATAA
- the fsa gene encoding fructose-6-phosphate aldolase encodes MKFFIDTANLEQIKEAKDLGILDGVTTNPSLMAKEGIQGAEAIKNHYKAICELVDGDISAEVLSTTYEEMIKEGDELAAIHPNIVVKIPMIKDGIKALKYFSDKGIRTNCTLIFSAGQALLAAKAGATYVSPFLGRLDDISTDGLNLIQEIRLIFDNYMFETEILAASIRHSMHIIDCAKIGADVITSPLPPILSLLKHPLTDSGLAQFIADSQKLA; translated from the coding sequence ATGAAATTTTTTATTGACACAGCTAATTTAGAGCAAATCAAGGAAGCGAAAGATCTTGGAATCTTAGATGGTGTAACTACCAACCCTTCATTAATGGCTAAGGAAGGTATTCAGGGAGCTGAAGCAATCAAAAACCATTATAAGGCGATCTGCGAGCTTGTAGATGGAGATATTTCTGCTGAAGTACTTTCTACAACGTATGAAGAAATGATCAAGGAAGGAGACGAATTGGCTGCAATCCACCCAAATATCGTTGTAAAAATCCCAATGATTAAAGACGGTATCAAGGCTTTAAAATATTTTTCTGATAAAGGAATCAGAACTAACTGTACTCTAATTTTTTCTGCAGGACAGGCTCTTTTGGCAGCTAAAGCAGGAGCAACTTATGTTTCTCCATTCCTAGGAAGATTAGATGATATTTCTACTGACGGACTAAACCTTATTCAGGAGATCAGATTAATTTTCGACAACTATATGTTTGAAACTGAAATTCTTGCTGCTTCTATCCGTCACTCTATGCACATCATTGACTGTGCTAAAATTGGAGCTGATGTAATTACATCTCCACTGCCTCCAATCTTGAGCTTATTGAAGCACCCATTAACGGATAGCGGATTGGCTCAGTTTATTGCAGATTCTCAGAAATTAGCATAA
- a CDS encoding sensor histidine kinase yields the protein MRKSILTRMNNWIIFVVMTTLVIAIVVASTSLINFLRKEEIKRISLLSKAIRIQQEVKTPDTDVLDLLPDILNINNTIPFIVTDKYKKPILDLGYYRNIPESTIKNPEKLHDLMESMEKNYAPIEIKVPDGNNQFVYYDNSRLLNNLRYSPYILGLFILLYFGFTFWFFRTIKKTDEGYLWAGLAKETAHQIGTPLSSMIGWMEIMKLDTPDSEGVHEIEKDIERLRTISERFSKIGSVPELNDMNFNETIQENYDYLKTRISRKVNFTLHLPTYKVLVPHNKILMSWVIENLVKNAVDAMKGEGAITMSVFERNKNILIEVKDNGSGMTKQQARNAFKPGYSTKKRGWGLGLSLARRVIHEYHNGDIKISQTEVGKGTTFRITIRKA from the coding sequence TTGAGGAAATCCATTTTAACCAGAATGAATAACTGGATTATTTTTGTTGTGATGACTACCCTGGTGATTGCCATTGTGGTGGCTTCTACATCGCTTATTAATTTTCTCAGGAAGGAGGAAATCAAAAGGATTAGTCTTCTTTCCAAGGCGATAAGAATCCAACAGGAAGTAAAGACTCCCGATACCGATGTTCTTGACCTTCTTCCCGACATACTGAACATTAATAATACCATTCCGTTCATTGTGACGGATAAATATAAAAAACCGATTCTCGATCTGGGGTATTACAGAAACATTCCGGAAAGCACCATAAAGAATCCTGAGAAGCTGCATGATTTAATGGAAAGTATGGAGAAAAATTATGCTCCAATCGAAATCAAGGTTCCGGATGGGAATAACCAGTTTGTGTACTATGATAACTCGCGTCTACTGAATAATCTGCGCTACTCACCTTATATTCTCGGGTTATTTATTCTGTTGTATTTTGGATTTACTTTCTGGTTCTTCAGAACGATCAAAAAAACAGATGAAGGATATCTTTGGGCAGGTCTGGCCAAGGAAACTGCCCACCAAATAGGAACACCCTTGTCCTCAATGATTGGCTGGATGGAGATTATGAAGCTGGATACTCCGGATTCTGAAGGAGTTCATGAAATTGAAAAAGATATTGAGAGACTAAGAACCATCTCCGAACGTTTTTCAAAGATTGGTTCGGTTCCTGAATTGAATGACATGAATTTTAATGAAACCATTCAGGAAAATTATGATTATTTAAAGACCAGAATTTCCAGGAAAGTCAATTTTACCCTTCATCTTCCTACCTATAAAGTTCTGGTTCCTCACAATAAAATTCTGATGAGCTGGGTGATTGAAAACCTTGTGAAAAATGCGGTGGATGCCATGAAAGGCGAGGGGGCTATTACCATGTCAGTTTTTGAGAGAAATAAAAATATTCTGATTGAAGTAAAGGACAACGGAAGCGGTATGACAAAGCAGCAAGCGAGAAATGCTTTTAAACCGGGATATTCTACCAAGAAAAGAGGTTGGGGATTGGGCTTGTCATTAGCCCGAAGAGTGATCCACGAATATCATAACGGAGATATTAAGATTTCCCAAACGGAAGTAGGAAAGGGAACTACCTTTAGAATAACAATTCGAAAAGCGTAA
- the pepE gene encoding dipeptidase PepE, which produces MNIILASTSTLFGGEYLEYLREELITLYAGIDEIVFIPFARPGGISHDDYTAKARSFFESINIKVKGLHEFEDKAEAIHQAKGYFTGGGNTFLLVKTLHEEGLMSVLKENVSNGKAYLGCSAGSNIGGQNMKTTNDMPIVYPPSFDCMGLVPFNLNPHYLDPNPDLKHNGETRETRIMEFLTQNDIKVVGLREGNWIRRTGDTITVEGSELTRIFEKNKEPYEIEAGSSL; this is translated from the coding sequence ATGAATATCATATTAGCTTCCACATCCACACTTTTTGGTGGAGAATACTTAGAATACTTAAGAGAAGAACTTATTACACTATATGCCGGAATTGACGAAATTGTCTTTATCCCTTTTGCAAGACCGGGCGGTATTTCTCATGATGACTACACAGCAAAGGCACGTTCTTTCTTTGAATCCATCAATATTAAAGTAAAAGGACTTCACGAATTTGAAGACAAAGCAGAAGCCATACATCAGGCAAAAGGTTATTTTACCGGTGGTGGAAATACTTTTTTATTGGTTAAAACCTTACACGAAGAAGGCTTAATGTCTGTTTTAAAAGAAAATGTAAGCAACGGAAAGGCATATCTTGGATGCAGCGCGGGAAGTAATATCGGAGGACAGAACATGAAAACAACGAATGATATGCCGATTGTTTATCCGCCAAGCTTTGACTGCATGGGATTGGTTCCTTTCAACCTCAATCCACATTATCTTGATCCTAATCCGGATTTGAAGCATAACGGAGAAACAAGAGAAACACGTATCATGGAATTCCTTACTCAGAATGATATCAAGGTAGTAGGGCTTAGAGAAGGAAACTGGATCCGAAGAACTGGAGATACCATTACCGTTGAAGGTAGCGAACTGACAAGAATCTTTGAAAAGAACAAGGAACCTTATGAAATAGAAGCTGGAAGCTCATTGTAA
- a CDS encoding sugar O-acetyltransferase, which yields MTEKEKCAAGLLYNANYDEQLIQERVACKDLCLEYNGLKNSDAESRQNLIKQILGSTKENICIEPSFWCDYGYNIEVGENFYANHNLVILDCAPVKFGDNVFIGPNCSFYTAGHPLDAKQRNEGLEYAHPITVGDNVWLGGNVVILPGVSIGNNTVIGAGSVVTKSIPENVVAVGNPCRVVKSIPEEN from the coding sequence ATGACAGAAAAAGAAAAATGTGCAGCCGGGCTTTTATATAACGCCAATTATGATGAACAACTGATTCAGGAGCGTGTTGCTTGCAAGGATTTATGTCTGGAGTATAACGGATTGAAAAATTCTGATGCCGAAAGTAGACAGAATCTGATTAAACAGATTCTTGGCAGTACAAAAGAAAATATATGCATAGAACCATCTTTCTGGTGTGATTACGGATATAATATTGAGGTGGGAGAGAACTTTTATGCTAATCATAATCTTGTCATTTTAGACTGTGCTCCGGTAAAATTCGGGGATAATGTTTTTATTGGTCCTAATTGTAGTTTTTATACGGCAGGGCATCCTCTTGATGCAAAACAGAGAAATGAAGGCCTGGAGTACGCACATCCCATTACAGTGGGAGATAACGTATGGTTAGGAGGAAATGTAGTCATTTTACCAGGAGTTTCCATTGGGAATAATACCGTTATAGGTGCGGGAAGTGTTGTTACTAAAAGCATTCCGGAGAATGTAGTGGCAGTAGGAAATCCTTGCAGGGTAGTTAAAAGTATTCCTGAGGAAAATTAA
- the dacB gene encoding D-alanyl-D-alanine carboxypeptidase/D-alanyl-D-alanine endopeptidase, with protein sequence MKKTLAVLTLSVQIFSAQNIAQKLDKVTKDLMDSSGTVSSSLSFYVSDENGNFIYEYQGNKGLSTASTQKIFTAGAALETLGKSYTYTTTSSYSGNISGGTLNGNLFISSNGDPTLGSWRYDAYKPENFKKKLIEAIKKSGITKISGDLIIDDSYFDHQTIPGGWPWDDLGNYYGAGVWGINWRENQFDININGTDFKSFSYPLEGVKWLNDLKASGSSDQSLIFTAPHSNVALINGMLPGGKTVTVSGSTPNPPLQLASEVKLWLKESGIELSGKAVTNSQLEIEGKQILEAPKTNVILTYQSPTLDKIVYWFLRKSVNLYGETLIKTLGKEKKGNPSFKSGVAYLREFWKSKGINPNMINFADGSGLSPQNYVAAKAEVQALLYAKKQSWFESYYDGFPVQDNGMKMKSGTMRDTKSFAGYHTAKDGKKYVFSIIINNYQGSGSAELQKILNVLK encoded by the coding sequence ATGAAAAAAACACTTGCAGTTCTTACCCTTTCTGTACAGATTTTTTCGGCTCAAAATATAGCCCAGAAATTAGATAAGGTAACCAAGGATCTTATGGATTCTTCAGGAACGGTTTCCTCTAGTTTATCGTTTTATGTATCAGATGAAAACGGGAATTTTATATACGAATATCAAGGAAATAAAGGACTTTCAACAGCTTCTACCCAGAAAATCTTTACAGCAGGCGCTGCATTGGAAACATTAGGGAAGAGCTATACCTATACCACAACGTCAAGCTATTCCGGAAATATCTCTGGAGGCACTTTGAACGGAAATCTTTTCATCAGTTCTAATGGTGATCCTACACTGGGAAGCTGGAGGTATGATGCTTATAAACCTGAAAATTTTAAAAAGAAACTCATTGAAGCTATTAAAAAATCAGGAATTACAAAAATATCAGGTGACCTGATCATTGATGATTCTTATTTTGATCATCAGACAATTCCCGGTGGATGGCCTTGGGATGACCTTGGAAATTACTATGGAGCAGGAGTTTGGGGAATCAACTGGAGAGAAAACCAATTTGATATCAATATCAACGGAACGGATTTTAAAAGTTTTTCCTATCCATTGGAGGGAGTGAAGTGGCTCAATGATTTAAAGGCTAGTGGTAGTTCCGATCAAAGCCTCATCTTTACGGCACCTCATTCCAACGTTGCTTTAATCAACGGAATGCTTCCGGGAGGAAAAACGGTAACAGTTTCCGGATCTACACCCAATCCTCCTTTGCAACTGGCTTCAGAAGTAAAGCTGTGGTTAAAAGAATCGGGAATAGAACTCTCAGGAAAAGCTGTGACCAACTCACAATTGGAAATAGAAGGTAAACAGATTTTGGAGGCTCCTAAAACTAATGTTATTTTGACGTACCAATCTCCAACCCTCGATAAAATTGTTTACTGGTTTTTGAGAAAAAGCGTTAATCTTTACGGAGAAACCCTTATTAAAACGCTGGGAAAAGAGAAAAAAGGAAATCCAAGTTTCAAAAGCGGGGTAGCTTATCTGAGAGAATTCTGGAAATCAAAGGGAATCAATCCAAATATGATCAATTTTGCTGATGGAAGTGGACTTTCTCCCCAGAATTATGTTGCTGCCAAAGCAGAAGTTCAGGCTCTTTTATATGCTAAAAAACAATCGTGGTTTGAATCCTATTATGATGGATTTCCTGTTCAGGATAATGGAATGAAAATGAAAAGCGGAACCATGAGAGATACTAAATCTTTTGCAGGCTACCATACTGCCAAGGATGGGAAAAAGTATGTTTTTTCAATTATTATCAATAATTATCAGGGAAGTGGAAGTGCGGAGCTGCAGAAAATTCTTAATGTTTTAAAATAA
- a CDS encoding tetratricopeptide repeat protein — translation MKMTRVNIKNLFLGLILVGSATFVNAQTTQTDSANTTANAAATTQTGNPTIDGLKKQIEANPKDTESLAKLAAAYQDASDWTNAVETWKKISALLPDWAPSYYSQAYAYQSAKDDANAKLAYEKYIATVKPEEVEQNKKNLAYAYFYVAFAEQQTDPNKAKEHIAKSIQYDPTNQDAVKLSKALNS, via the coding sequence ATGAAAATGACGAGAGTAAATATTAAAAATCTATTTTTAGGTTTAATACTTGTAGGAAGTGCAACTTTTGTAAATGCACAAACTACCCAAACAGATAGTGCCAACACTACAGCTAATGCAGCTGCAACCACTCAAACAGGTAATCCGACCATTGATGGTCTTAAAAAACAAATTGAAGCCAATCCAAAGGATACAGAATCATTGGCAAAACTGGCAGCGGCCTATCAGGATGCTTCAGACTGGACCAATGCAGTAGAAACATGGAAGAAAATATCCGCTTTATTACCGGATTGGGCACCATCATATTATAGCCAAGCCTATGCGTATCAATCTGCCAAGGATGATGCCAATGCAAAGCTTGCTTATGAAAAGTATATTGCAACCGTAAAACCTGAGGAAGTGGAACAAAATAAGAAAAATCTAGCCTACGCATACTTCTATGTTGCCTTTGCAGAACAACAAACAGATCCTAATAAGGCAAAAGAGCATATTGCTAAGTCTATACAATATGACCCAACCAATCAGGATGCTGTAAAACTTAGTAAAGCATTAAATTCATAA
- a CDS encoding GLPGLI family protein, which yields MKSKILFLMFLGVLANAQVNRFFYEYKFIPDSNNKEEVKKEMMLLDIDKDGSSYYSHDKFVADSISRAELENQLKAGGGNISVNRREKPGQVAYKVTKQYPDFKTYLFRSISMDKYKIKEDKKPEWKILPEKQKIGEYNAQKAITTLGGRDWTAWFTTDIPFQDGPYIFYGLPGLIVKLEDATGSHIMVLAGNKTVKAQSAEKEIQLPENVKVLGLGGKEIEVTKDQFKKAWKAYVNDPTKNMRELMMKSGGETGTKFAFKVKTSDGKEISDPSQVFREMEKRTKEVLQKDNNPIEPDLVN from the coding sequence ATGAAAAGTAAAATTCTATTTTTGATGTTCCTGGGTGTATTGGCTAATGCACAAGTCAACAGGTTCTTTTATGAATACAAGTTTATTCCCGATTCTAATAATAAAGAAGAGGTAAAAAAGGAAATGATGCTGTTGGACATTGACAAAGACGGATCAAGCTATTACAGCCATGATAAATTTGTTGCAGATTCTATAAGCAGAGCAGAACTTGAAAATCAACTGAAAGCAGGCGGTGGAAATATAAGCGTGAACAGGAGAGAAAAACCAGGTCAGGTTGCCTATAAAGTAACCAAGCAATATCCTGATTTTAAAACCTATCTTTTCAGAAGTATCTCCATGGATAAATATAAAATAAAGGAAGATAAAAAACCGGAATGGAAAATACTGCCGGAAAAACAAAAAATAGGAGAATACAATGCCCAAAAAGCAATAACCACCTTAGGAGGAAGAGACTGGACAGCCTGGTTTACAACAGATATTCCTTTTCAGGACGGACCTTATATTTTTTATGGACTTCCTGGGCTAATTGTAAAGCTTGAAGATGCTACGGGATCTCATATTATGGTACTGGCAGGAAATAAGACGGTAAAAGCTCAAAGCGCAGAAAAGGAAATTCAGCTTCCTGAGAATGTGAAAGTGCTGGGATTGGGAGGAAAGGAAATTGAAGTAACAAAAGACCAGTTTAAAAAAGCGTGGAAAGCCTATGTAAATGATCCAACAAAGAATATGAGAGAACTGATGATGAAAAGCGGAGGAGAAACAGGAACTAAGTTTGCCTTTAAAGTAAAAACCTCAGACGGAAAAGAAATTTCAGACCCAAGCCAGGTCTTCAGAGAAATGGAGAAAAGAACAAAAGAAGTTCTTCAAAAAGATAACAATCCGATAGAACCGGATCTTGTGAATTAA
- a CDS encoding M1 family metallopeptidase gives MKKLSYTLLFVSGIAFGQFFEKGKVYSKQDTLKGSNTSFRDFWDVKKYDFSVEPDFEQKSVKGTNKISFEIIKNVTNPVFQIDLQQPMKADKVTGNFPIASYKQDGDFIFITTNKKFKKGEKYTIDVTYSGNPLIAKNAPWDGGWVFTKDQNGNPWMSPAVQGIGSSIWLPTKDIWSDEPDNGIIMKIITPNDLVGVGNGRLIDKKTNGSKTTYTWEVKNPINDYSIIPNIGKYVNFKDTFDGEKGKLDLDYWVLDYNLEKAKKQFQQVKPMLSAFEHWFGPYPFYEDSYKLVDSPYLGMEHQSNVAYGNDYQNGYRGKDLSGTGVGLKWDYIIIHESGHEWFANNITAKDQADMWIHESFTMYSEVLFTESYLDKKSADIYMVGLRNKIQNDVPIIGQYGVRNEGSGDMYPKGAYMLHTIRQVINNDEKFRHILRGLSKDFYHQTVTTKQIEDYISSKSGIDFSSVFNQYLRTIKIPTLEYSQNGDSFKFRYTDVVKNLKLPIIINGDQTINPTEEWQTVKLKKSTPVELSKNYYINYKSVQ, from the coding sequence ATGAAAAAGCTGTCATACACCCTTTTATTTGTTTCCGGAATTGCCTTTGGACAGTTCTTTGAAAAGGGTAAAGTTTACTCCAAACAGGATACGTTAAAGGGTTCCAATACTTCATTCAGAGATTTCTGGGATGTCAAGAAATATGATTTTTCCGTAGAACCTGATTTTGAACAAAAAAGCGTTAAAGGAACGAACAAGATAAGCTTTGAGATTATAAAGAATGTCACCAACCCTGTCTTTCAAATTGATCTTCAACAACCCATGAAAGCAGATAAAGTTACCGGAAACTTTCCAATTGCCAGCTATAAGCAGGACGGAGACTTTATTTTTATTACCACCAATAAAAAGTTTAAAAAAGGCGAGAAATATACCATCGATGTTACCTACTCCGGAAATCCATTAATTGCTAAAAATGCCCCTTGGGACGGAGGATGGGTTTTTACTAAGGATCAAAATGGAAATCCTTGGATGAGCCCGGCTGTTCAGGGAATTGGCTCTTCTATTTGGTTACCAACCAAGGATATATGGAGTGATGAACCGGATAATGGCATCATTATGAAAATTATTACTCCAAATGACCTTGTAGGAGTTGGAAATGGAAGACTGATCGACAAAAAGACCAACGGCAGCAAGACTACTTATACATGGGAAGTGAAAAATCCCATCAATGACTACTCTATCATTCCTAATATTGGTAAATACGTAAACTTTAAGGATACCTTTGATGGAGAAAAAGGAAAACTTGATTTGGATTACTGGGTTCTTGATTATAACCTGGAAAAAGCAAAGAAACAGTTCCAACAGGTAAAACCGATGCTTTCTGCATTTGAACATTGGTTTGGGCCTTATCCTTTCTATGAGGATTCTTATAAATTGGTAGATTCACCTTATTTAGGGATGGAACACCAGAGTAATGTTGCCTATGGAAATGATTATCAAAATGGATACCGTGGAAAAGATCTTTCCGGAACCGGAGTCGGGTTAAAGTGGGATTACATTATTATTCATGAAAGTGGCCATGAGTGGTTTGCTAATAATATCACCGCCAAAGATCAGGCAGATATGTGGATTCATGAGAGTTTTACAATGTATTCTGAGGTTCTTTTTACAGAAAGCTATCTTGATAAGAAGTCTGCTGATATCTACATGGTAGGTCTTAGAAACAAGATTCAGAATGATGTCCCTATCATTGGACAATACGGTGTTAGAAATGAAGGCAGTGGTGATATGTACCCTAAAGGAGCCTATATGCTTCATACGATTAGACAGGTCATTAATAATGATGAAAAGTTCAGACATATCTTAAGAGGATTAAGTAAAGACTTCTATCATCAGACGGTTACTACGAAGCAAATTGAGGATTATATTTCATCCAAATCAGGAATTGATTTTTCAAGTGTTTTCAATCAGTATTTAAGAACGATAAAGATTCCAACCCTTGAGTATTCTCAAAATGGAGATTCTTTTAAATTCAGATATACAGATGTGGTAAAGAATCTTAAACTTCCTATCATCATCAATGGAGATCAAACCATAAACCCTACTGAGGAATGGCAAACCGTAAAGCTTAAGAAAAGCACTCCGGTTGAATTGAGTAAGAATTATTATATTAATTATAAGAGTGTTCAATAA
- a CDS encoding DUF1905 domain-containing protein encodes MKSNSFTTTLEIIGINPFVFIPEEVLERIFEDSGRSKSPIPVKGTINGKEFKQNLMKYLGEWRLYINLTMLKNSPKRIGETIEVVLEHDDSDRSISIHPQLEEAIKSSVLATSNFEKLIPSRRHELIRYINNLKTEASIQRNIEKIIRHLHGETDFFGKKIE; translated from the coding sequence ATGAAAAGCAACAGTTTTACAACTACCTTGGAAATTATCGGGATCAATCCCTTTGTTTTTATTCCTGAAGAAGTTCTGGAAAGAATTTTTGAGGATTCAGGGCGGAGTAAAAGCCCGATTCCGGTAAAAGGAACAATAAATGGAAAGGAATTTAAGCAAAACCTGATGAAATATTTAGGAGAATGGAGGCTGTATATTAATCTTACCATGCTGAAAAACTCCCCTAAGAGAATTGGAGAAACCATTGAAGTGGTTTTAGAGCATGATGATTCTGACAGAAGTATTTCTATTCATCCTCAACTGGAAGAGGCAATAAAAAGTAGTGTTTTGGCAACTTCTAATTTTGAAAAGCTCATTCCATCAAGGCGTCATGAGCTGATTCGTTATATCAACAATCTGAAAACAGAAGCAAGCATTCAACGGAATATTGAGAAGATCATCCGGCATCTGCATGGTGAAACAGACTTTTTTGGAAAGAAAATTGAATAA